Below is a genomic region from Paenibacillus rhizovicinus.
CTTTACCTCGTCCGGATGCTTCTTGATCATGTCCTCCGTCGTAAAGTAGACCCCCGCATAAATGTTGTAGCCGGAATCGGCGTTCAGCAGAACATCGAAGTCGACGCCTTGCTCTTGGAGCGTGTACGTCTCCGAGGTGACGTAACCCTGCGTGACCGCCTTCGGATCGTTAACGAAATTGACGAGGGATCCGGTATATTTCATTTCCTGTGCGTCGCCCAGTTTATATTTGTTTTTCATAAAGAGCCAGAAGCTTGCGGTCGAGGCGACATAGACCTTGTGGCCGTTCAGGTCGCCGAAGCCGTTGATGCCGGAATTCTTGTGGTAGAAGAGCGCCTGCGGGCTTTTCTGGAACGCGGTGCCGATCGCCACGACCGGAATGCCTTCCTGCCGCGCGACAAGAATGTCGTCGGCGTTCGCCATGCCGAACTCCGCTTTGCCGGATGCGACGATTTGGGTGGCCGAAACCGACGGACCGCCCGGCAAGAGCGTCATGTCGAGGCCGCCGTCTTTATAGAAGCCTTTCTCTTGCGCGGCAAAATTGCCGCCATGCTCCGGCTCCGCGAACCAGTTCAGCACGAGCGTCGTTTTGACCGGTTCCTTCGTTTCCGAGCCGGACGAACCGCCGGCGTTCGCGGTCGCGTTGCCCGAAGCGGAAGACTCGTTCCCGCTGCCGGCGTTGTTGTCCGAACCGCACGCGGACATCAAGACGACGGATAAAGCCATAATCGCGGTAAAAGCAGTGCCTCTTTTCGCATTCACAGTTTTCATGGTCATGCTCCCCTCCGACAAGCTTCTTTATTTGTTTTTCTGTTGCTAGGCTCATCATAGTTCAGATGTTACATGAAGGTCAATAATCCTAACATTAAGTTTGTAATCCGGCACAATATTCGGAGTTTTGATTGTCAAACGAACTTACGACCTGGTGAAAACCTCACATATTCGACTATTTATAACTCTTACCTGACATGAAGAGCCGCTAGAAATCAGATCGTTCCTACCTTAACCCCGAGCTCGTTCAACCAACGGCGGTAGGCGACCGAAAACACGTCGACCCGATGATTCAGCTCCGCCTGCAGGTCGAGCGGCAGCAGCTCCGGCTTCTGCGACTCGATCACCTGCGCGTCTTGGTCGAAGACGATGTCCTGGAAGCGGATGAAATTCTCGTCGTCCACGTCGAACCCGTAATTGCGGGCGACCATCATGAACACGAGGCACTCGTCCGCCGCCACCGGCGCGACGGTCAGCAGAATCCATAGCGTCTGGCCGTTGCCCGGGTCGGTCTTCGACAACCGGCCGGACAAAGGCCGGTACACCTCTTTGCGGTACACGTACGTCGTCCCCTCGCTCTTGTCCGAGCCTGAATGGGCGACCGGCTGGAAGATCGGAATGTTCTCGATATAGATCCGGTTTTTCTCCTTGATCACCTGAATGTCCGGCAGCTCGGCATAGTCGGGATGGCCGAGCAAGTCCTGATGCACGAACATAAGATGGGCGAAATCGGTGAAATTCTCGATGACCCGCGTCCCCGCCGCCTTCACCTTGTACGGTCCGCAAGGCAGCGGACGGAACGCCGGGTTAGCGAATTCCTCGAAATGCGGCACAGGCCCGGTCGGCTCGCCGAGACAAATCCAGACGAAGCCGTACTTCTCCTCGCACGCGTAGGCTGCGGTCTTCGCCCGCAGCGGAATCCGTTCCCCCGCCGGCTGGGCCGGGATGCAGACGCACTGCCCTTCGCCGTTGTAATGCCAGCCATGATACGGGCAAACGATCGCATCGTCCTTCACCCAGCCCTTGGACAGCATCGCGCCGCGGTGAATGCACAGGTCGCGCAGCGCCTGAACGCCGCGGCTATTCCGGTACAGGACCACCCTTTCGCCGAGCAGCGTAACGGCCACCGGCTTCTCCTTCAGTTCGGAAGTCAAATATACGGCATGCCAATCGTTTTCCAGAACCGGATCATGCAGTCTTTCCATTGTCACAACACCGTCCTTCGGGGGAAATATTATTTATTGGCAAGCGGCGAACACCGGATAACGCGCCGCCAGCTTGGCGCGAAGCGCGTCGACGCGCGCTTGGGCGCGGCGCAGCAGCTCCCGTTCATCGACAAGGACGCACCGCCGGTCCTCGACGACGATGCGTCCGCCGACCATGACAAGCTCCACGTCGTTGCCATTCGCGTTATATACGAGGGCCGACGAAGCGCGATGAACCGGACTGATGTGCGGCTTCAACAGATCGACGACGACAAGATCCGCCTTCTTGCCGGGCTCCAGACTGCCGAGATCGGCTTCCCGGCCCATCGCCTTCGCGCCGCCGATCGTCGCCATCCGCAGCACGTCCATCGGCGGCAGCAGCGTGGCGTCCATCGCGTCGACCTTGTGCAGGCAGGCGGTGAATTTCAATACCTCGAGATTGTCCTGGCAGTTGTTGCTGCCGGGCCCGTCCGTGCCGAGCGCCACGTTGATGCCCATGCGCCGCATTTCCGGCACGCGCGCGACGCCCGAGGCGAGATACATGTTCGATATCGGGCAATGCACCACCGAAGCCTTCCGGTCGCGGATCGTCTCCAGCTCGCCGTCGTCCAGCCATATGCCGTGTACGACCTGCGTGCGCTCGCCGAGCAAACCGACCTCGCTCAGCAGCTCGAGATTGCGCAGCCCGAACCGTTCCATCGTGTTGACGATCTGACCGCTCGTCTCCGCGACATGCACATGGGAGATCAGGCTTCGCTCTTCGGCGTAACGGGCCGCTCGTTCGAGAAATTCGCGCGAGCAGCCGTACAAGTTAAGCGGACCGAGCGCGATGCTCACCCGCCCCGAAGCCGCGCCTTCCCAATCGTCCAGCAGATCGTCCGTCGCGGCGAACACGCGCTCCGCCGTTTCGCGCAGACGATGCTCGCCGGAGAGGTCGGCTCCGCCTCGGGCGAGATGCCCGCGGATGCCGGAATCGACGAACGCGCGCAGCACGCCGGACGTATTGTCCGGGGACGTATGGATGTAATGGTGATCCATCAGATAGGTAGCGCCGGACTTCAGGTTCTCGATGCAGCCGATGAGACCAGCCAAATAGAAATCCTCCGGCTCCATGGCGAGACTGAGCGGCCAGATGATTTCGCGCAGCCAGTCCGCGAGCGGCAGATGGTCGGACACGCCGCGCATATAGGTCTGAAACAGATGCGTATGGGCATTGACGAGACCCGGAATAACGACCTTGCCTTCCGCGTCGAAGACGTATGGACACGTCTCGCGAAGCGCTTCGAGCCGTTCGTCGCCCGGGCGCCACAGACCGACCTCCTTGATTTCGTCCCCCGATACATACACGTAGCCGGGCTTCAGCACGCTGCCCGCTTCGTCCATCGGCAGCACCGTCCCGTTATAGATCAATTTCTCCGTCATTCCCGTACCTCCCCT
It encodes:
- a CDS encoding ABC transporter substrate-binding protein, whose product is MKTVNAKRGTAFTAIMALSVVLMSACGSDNNAGSGNESSASGNATANAGGSSGSETKEPVKTTLVLNWFAEPEHGGNFAAQEKGFYKDGGLDMTLLPGGPSVSATQIVASGKAEFGMANADDILVARQEGIPVVAIGTAFQKSPQALFYHKNSGINGFGDLNGHKVYVASTASFWLFMKNKYKLGDAQEMKYTGSLVNFVNDPKAVTQGYVTSETYTLQEQGVDFDVLLNADSGYNIYAGVYFTTEDMIKKHPDEVKAFMAATVKGWDYYKDHADEINPAIQKQNPDMSLDMMKFSAEKEMDFAFGGDAATEGTGTMSEARWTELQQQLMDVGVLKKKEDIANVFTKDFLPGK
- a CDS encoding amidohydrolase family protein, translated to MTEKLIYNGTVLPMDEAGSVLKPGYVYVSGDEIKEVGLWRPGDERLEALRETCPYVFDAEGKVVIPGLVNAHTHLFQTYMRGVSDHLPLADWLREIIWPLSLAMEPEDFYLAGLIGCIENLKSGATYLMDHHYIHTSPDNTSGVLRAFVDSGIRGHLARGGADLSGEHRLRETAERVFAATDDLLDDWEGAASGRVSIALGPLNLYGCSREFLERAARYAEERSLISHVHVAETSGQIVNTMERFGLRNLELLSEVGLLGERTQVVHGIWLDDGELETIRDRKASVVHCPISNMYLASGVARVPEMRRMGINVALGTDGPGSNNCQDNLEVLKFTACLHKVDAMDATLLPPMDVLRMATIGGAKAMGREADLGSLEPGKKADLVVVDLLKPHISPVHRASSALVYNANGNDVELVMVGGRIVVEDRRCVLVDERELLRRAQARVDALRAKLAARYPVFAACQ
- a CDS encoding aromatic ring-hydroxylating dioxygenase subunit alpha, with product MERLHDPVLENDWHAVYLTSELKEKPVAVTLLGERVVLYRNSRGVQALRDLCIHRGAMLSKGWVKDDAIVCPYHGWHYNGEGQCVCIPAQPAGERIPLRAKTAAYACEEKYGFVWICLGEPTGPVPHFEEFANPAFRPLPCGPYKVKAAGTRVIENFTDFAHLMFVHQDLLGHPDYAELPDIQVIKEKNRIYIENIPIFQPVAHSGSDKSEGTTYVYRKEVYRPLSGRLSKTDPGNGQTLWILLTVAPVAADECLVFMMVARNYGFDVDDENFIRFQDIVFDQDAQVIESQKPELLPLDLQAELNHRVDVFSVAYRRWLNELGVKVGTI